The Rosa rugosa chromosome 3, drRosRugo1.1, whole genome shotgun sequence sequence TAAACTCAACATGGctcaattaataaattacaaatCAAACCAAGAAACTTGAAAACAGAAAATCTTTTAACACACAAGCACTCGGTATTTCATGTTGAAATCATCATCTTCAGAAATTCATTGAAATCGAGGACTCCATTTCCGTCAAGATCAAAGACACCGATCATGGATACACACTCATCATAGGATTTGGCATCTCCTAGTCGATTGAACATGTTTTGCAATCCTTTTGGTGTTATGCATCCGCAACCTTTATCAACTTCAAACATCTCAAAAGCGTTCTTTAGATCGTCATTTTCATTGGCATCAATATCCTCTCGCCTCATCAATTTGACGAAGTCATCAAACTCCAACAAGTTATCACCATCATTGTCCAATTCTTTTATCACACTTTGAGCCTCATGAGTGGACATGGGTTCCCCAATTGACATGAAGTAAGCTTGAAGTTCGTCGCCTGAGATCTTACCGTCTTTGTTGGTGTCAAAATGATCAAAAACTTTTGCAAGCTCCTCATTTCTTGCGACACTGTTACAATTTTGAGTAGGAAGAGATGAAGATAAAGAAGGGCTATGGCTTTTGGGTTTTGAAGCACGGAAAGAGAGGTTTAGCTTAAACATATTCTTACCAGTGAAAAACCATTTGTAGGGCTTTGAGCCATTTTCCTTGATCTTCATTTCTAGACAGAAGAAACAAAGGTTGATAATCAGTATCTTGCAGCTCACCAGTGCCTACGTTATATATAAATCTGCATGCCACATGAAAGTGCAGCGTAGTTTCTGTCGGAGGTGCGCAATTGACCGAAACTCGAAAACATTGACTTTGTGTAGATGTTGGTACACTTGCATTGGAATTTACAGGAATTTTCATTGTAATGACTCCTTGTGCAACTGAAGAGGTATCAAGCTGCAGCATAGGTCAAAACTGAAAAATACTGAGAAACTTCCCCATATCTtcaagggagcttctattcatacctctaaattggtatttggacctctcactttttccaagtaatagttgactttgtcaactcatgtcaaattaccaagaaagacacaaataaggaaaaaattCTCATTCTTATCTCTACGAACAGtaatagtcttcaacttgggaaaaaatttctcctccaatgtaaaccctaaaatatatatCGCCAAATGTTATTTAACGTTaaagtcaaaattttctgaatttgactTTGTCTTCGTAAAGTGATAGACTTCGTTGCTCACATAGCTGACAATTTACAAGATCTATCACTGcgctataaaaaaaataaaaaataaaaggagagaaaatgggaaatacAAAGACACCTCAGTTGATGAAGCCCTACTCATTCTGAATGAAATCAAACATGTGAACGAGCGGCGACAAAAAGCAGTACTCCAGCACGTTTATATGACAAACACAGCAATGGGTAGTTGTCCACAAGATCTTCCCGCACATCATCAGTGCAGAGCAATTTTATGTGGAACTATTCTAtagatatgatgaaaaattcgACTCTCTGATATAAATCTATGGAGAATGCACTAGACTCATGgttgattattgtaatttcctccactatctcatacatatctaaaacaaaaagacCATGCGTGTTCATTTCAAGCTGCTATGGAAACAAGTAGGAGAGAATCAGTTTAGGGACAATGACccctaaatgcaatgaaaataatacttggaaaacGTATTTGTACGAGATGATGAACAAACATGGTATTATTGCCTACGGTAACCAAGAGTcgacaattcattgaaaaagtGCTAGCACCTTTGTTACTCGtatatggaggatgaacttccaaaaaaaaaaaattgctgcaattccaaatcttcaaataCTGAAGGAGATCCAACTACTGATTTTTTAAAGTATGAAtataatctaaaaaaaaaagtcttttattgattttattgaatGATGAGCATTATAGGAAAATtagagaggtgtagatagcaaatttttttttttggtcgaatgatagcaaattggttatttgtaaaagtaagttggaggtctattaagtaggGATGTCCAAATGCTAAATTTggaaggtatgaatagaagctccctatcTTCAACCATAGTGCACAACTGCACATGATAAGAAAAAGACCCACGAAAAAGCCCAGCCCATCAGATTATAAGAGTCAGTTATGCACAACTGTTGTTAGATTTAAATCTAGTTGTAAAAAATAATGAGCATTCCAACcgtatttattattttttaccgTTAGATCTAAATCCAACTAACGACAGTCGACTATATAATCAACTAGCCACTTGAGTGTCCGGAGCCGAGTTTGTAACCTAGTGGGCCGGGTCAAATCTG is a genomic window containing:
- the LOC133738233 gene encoding probable calcium-binding protein CML41 — protein: MKIKENGSKPYKWFFTGKNMFKLNLSFRASKPKSHSPSLSSSLPTQNCNSVARNEELAKVFDHFDTNKDGKISGDELQAYFMSIGEPMSTHEAQSVIKELDNDGDNLLEFDDFVKLMRREDIDANENDDLKNAFEMFEVDKGCGCITPKGLQNMFNRLGDAKSYDECVSMIGVFDLDGNGVLDFNEFLKMMIST